In the genome of Streptomyces sp. SLBN-118, the window CGACGGGTGCTCCCATCGCCCAGGACCACCACACTCCGCTTCCGCCCACCGATGGCGTGTCCACCATGGACCACCACACCCCGGCCCCTCCGGCCGACGGTATGGCGACCATGGACCACCACACGCCGCTCCCGCCCTCGGACGGCATCACCACGATGGACCACCACACGCCGGCCCCTCCGCAGGGCTGACGACAGACCCTGGGACGGGGTGCGGCCGCGGCGGCGCGGAGGGGAAGCCGCCGCGGCCGCTGCATGTCCGCCGCCGGATCCTGAAGGATCCATGTCGGCTGATTCCACCGGAGCTTGACCCGCACTCAGACACTTCGGTCAGAAAGCGTCCACCCCTCGGACAATTCCAAAGGAACCTTGCCCGAAACGGTGCGCGACGGGTCGATGGCAGTGTGTACTGTGCGGGTCCTCCCCCGTACGGCCCCACCCCCTGCCTTCCCCGAGGTCTATTCGATGATCGAGATACCGGACCTGGCCGTCGGCGGCCTGGCCGCCGGGACCCTGTCGGCATTCGTTCTCGGGGGCGGGCTGCTGCGTTCCCGTCGTCAACGGGCCCGGCAGCGCGAGGAGATCGCCACCCTGCACGCCCATCTGGACGTCGCACGCCAGGAGGTCGACCGCGCAGCGCAGGCGTTCACCGCCGAGGTGGTCCATCTCGCGCAGCGGCGTATTCCGGCCGAGGCCACCCGTGCCGCGCATCCGCATGTCCAGGTGCCCGGCCCCCTGCACCCGGAACTCGCCGGGAGCGGACTGGGCGCGGGGATGGACAGCGTGGTGGCCGGGCTGCTGGCCGCGATGGCGCAGGAGCGCAAGCGGGTCGACGCGGCCGCCCGCGCGGGCATGCGAGGTGCCACACGGGAGATCCAGGCCGGGCTCTACCGGCTCCAGGACGTGCTGCGAGGGCTGCAACAGCGGTACGACGACCCCGACTTGGCGCAGACACTCTTCGAACTCGACCACGAGAACGAGCAGTCCCTTCGTCGCGCGCAGGTCGCCGCCGTGGTGTGCGGGGCCTGGGTGGGGCTGGCCCGTGAGGAGTCGCACCTGGTCGATGCGGTGACCGGCGGCCAGTCCCGGCTCGTCGGCTACCACCGGGTCCAGGTCCACAACCACCTCGAAGAGGGCACCGCACTCGTCTCCCACGCCGTCGAGCCGGTCGCGATCATCGTCGCCGAGCTGCTCGACAACGCACTGCGCCACTCCTCCCCCGACACCACCGTCGCGGTGAACCTCGAACGCGCCCACCACGGCGTCTCGGTCACCATCGACGACGCCGGTGTCGGCATGGCCTCGGAAGAACGGGCCTACGCACAGCGGATGGTGGCCGGAGGCGACCCGATTCTGCTGTCCGAGCTCGGCGATCCGCCACGGATGGGCCTGGCCGCGATCGGCCAGCTGACCCGGCAGTTCGACCTGTCGGTCGACCTGTCGACACCGTCCCCCTACGGCGGCGTACGCGCCGTGCTGCTGGTCAAGAACCACCTCCTCAGCCGTATCGACCCCACTGAGCGGCCGCCCGCGGCCAGCGCCGCGCGGTCCACGCGCCAGGCCGCTCCAGCCGCCCCCACCGCACCGCCCGCGCCCGTTGTGGAGCCGCGCCCGGCCCGTGTGCCCACGCCCGTCGCACGCGACACCGCCCCCGTCACCCACGAATCCGCCCCCGAGCCCGACGGGGACGTACTGCCACGGCGCCGCCGCCGGGTCCGCGCCGACGATCTGCCCGCGCAGGCCGGGTCCGCCGCGCCCGAGCCGCCGCCCGCGCGCACCCCCGAGGAGGCCGCCGCCGCGCTCGGCGCCCTGCAGTCCGGAACCGCCGCCGCACGATCCGCCACCGACGCCGAAGGGAACGACCCCAGATGACCAGCCGCGACCCCGGCGACACGGCGTGGGTGCTCGATCCGATCCTTCAGATCCCGCACGTACGGGCCGCTGTCCTGCTCACCAGGGACGGTCTCGTCTCCGGATACTCCGACGCGCTCTCCCAGGCCTCGGCCGAACGCGTCGCCGCGATCACCAGCACCGTCCAGGGCGCCTGCCGTACCGCCGCCGCGGCCTTCGCCGACCAGGACAGCGCCCTGCTGCGCCAGGTCGTCATCGAGTCCGACCACGGCTACATCCTGGTCGCGCCCACCGCGCACGGCACCTGTGTGGCCGCCTTCGGCGATCCCGAGGTGCGCCTCGATCTGCTCGGCCACCGGGTCCACTCACAGGTGGCACGGCTCGGCGAGAAGGCGATGGCCGCCGCTCCCCGCGGAGCCGATGGCGGCACTGAGGCATGACCGGCCGCCGGAGCGGCCGCCCCCTGGTCCCCGCCTATCTGTCCACCGGCGGTGTCGCGCGGCCCAGCCGCAACAGCCTGGAGCGCCTTTCGGTGCTGACCGGCAAGGGGCCTGTTCCCGCCGGACTCCCCGCCGCCCAGCGGAGTCTGCTGGAAACGCTGGACGGCGGCTCGCTCACGGTGGTGGAGACCGCGGCCCTGCTGGAACTGCCGGTCTCGGCCGTACGCGTGCTTGCCGCCGCTCTGATCGACCAGGGGCTGGTGAACGCCCGCCCGCCGGTCCCCTACGCCGCCCAGCCCGACCCTGATCTGTTGAAGAGAGTCGCCGATGGCCTCCGCGCCCTCAAGCTTCAGTGAGCACGCCGGCTCCGGCGGGCTGCATCTGCCGGACAGCGCCCGCGAGTTGGTGAAGATTCTGGTGGCGGGCCCCTTCGGGGTCGGCAAGACCACACTGATCGACTCGGTCTCCGAGATCCGCCCGCTGCACACCGAGGAGCAGCTGACCGAGGCGTCCGTGCCGTCGGACGACCTCGCCGGCGTACGCGACAAGACCACCACCACCGTCGCCATCGACTTCGGACGGATCTCCCTGGCGGGCGGCATCGTGCTGTATCTCTTCGGCACCCCCGGCCAGGAACGCTTCCGCTCACTGTGGGACGACATCGCCTACGGGGCGCTCGGCGCGCTCGTCCTGGTCGACACCCGCCGTATCGACGACTCCTTCGACGTGCTGGGCCTGGTGGAGGATTCGGGGCTGCCGTACGCGGTCGCGCTCAACCAGTTCCCCGACTCCAAGCAGTACACCGAGGAGCAGTTGCGCCGCTCCCTGGATCTGGAGCCGGGCACCCCGATGGTGACCTGCGACGCCCGTGACACCGGCGCCTCCATCGACGCGCTGCTCGCCCTCGTGACGCACCTCATCGCCCGCACCAGCCCGCACCCGCCGACGGAGACCCGGTGAACACCTACCCCGCCCCCGCAGAAGCGTTCAACCTGTCGGCTCCGGTCCGGCTCTGGGAAGAGGGCTTCGCCGCCGATCCGCACAGCTACTACGCGATGCTGAAGGCCCAGGGACCGATCGGCTGGGCAGAACTGGCCCCCGGTGTCCCCGCGTATGTCGTCACCGACCGCCGTGCCGCCCTCGATCTGCTGCACGACGACGAGACCTGGTCGCACGACCCGAGGCCCTGGGAGGCCACGGTCGCCGAGGACTCCCCGATCCTCGGCATGATGCGCTGGCGGCCCAACGCCCTTTTCTCCGACGGCGATGCGCACATCCGCTACCGCCGCACGCTCCTCGACGCCTTCGACCTGGTGGAGCCGCACGATCTGCGCGAGCGGGTGCACCGCGCGGTGGACATCCTGGTCTCCAGGTTCGGTCCCGGCGGCCGCGCCGACCTCGTCGCCGACTTCGCCCGCCCGCTGATGGCGCTGATCTTCAACAACCTCTTCGGCCTCCCCGACAGCGAGAGCGGACGCCTCAACGACGCGCTGGGCCGGATGATGGAGGGCGGCGAGCAGTCCGCGCAGGGCGAGGCCGAGTACGGACGTTACGTACTCGAACTCATCGCCGCCAAGAGTGCCGAGCGCGGCGACGACCTCACCAGCCGGCTGCTCGACCACCCCCTGGCTCTCACCCCGGAGGAGGTCACCTGGCAGGTCTTCCTCACCCTGGGCGCGGGCCACGAGCCCACCGCCAACCTCGTCTCCAACGCCCTGTCCCGCATCCTCGGCAACCCCGCCTACTACTCCACCCTCACCAGCGGCTCCCGGCCGGTCATGGACGCCGTCGTCGAGGTGCTGCGCTACGAGACCCCGCTGTCGAACTACGGCATCCACTTCGCCCGCAGGTCCCTGAGCTTCCACGGCGTCTGGGTGCAGGCGGCGATCCCCGTCGTCGTCTCCTACGGCGCGCTCGGCCACTTCGCGGACAAGGAGTTCGACGGCGCCCACCACCCTCACGACGCCTCGCACCTGTCGTGGTCGGCGGGCGAGCACTCCTGCCCCGTCAAACAGCACACCCTGCTGATCGCCACCGAAGCCATCGAGCGGCTCACCCAGTGGCTCCCAGACCTGGAGCCGGTGACCCCGCGCGAACGCCTCACCTGGCGCCCCGGCCCCTTCCACCGGTCGCTGACGGCCCTGCCCGTCCGCTTCACGCCCCGTGTCCCCGACCAGCCAGGAGAACGAGCATGACCGCGTCCACCCCCGTGGCCCTCGACCCGTTCGGCGCCGACATCCCCGCGGAGAGCGCCCGGCTGCGTGCACTTGGCCCCGTGGTACCCGTCGAACTGCCCGGCGGCATTCCCGCCTGGGCTCCCACCGGATACGACACCCTCAAGACCCTGATCCTGGACTCCCGGGTCAGCAAGGATCCGCGCAAGCACTGGTCGCTCTTCCCCGAGATCGGCGAACACCCCTCGTGGGGCTGGATCCTGGGCTGGGTGGGCGTGGTCAACATGCTCTCCACCTATGGCCCCGACCACGCCCGGCTGCGCAAACTCGTCGCACCCAGCTTCACCGCCCGCCGTACGGAGACGATGCGCGCCCGCGTCGAGCAGATCACCAGCGAGCTCCTGGAGGGCCTGGAGAGCGAGGGCGCCTCCGGCGAGCCGGTCGATGTGCGCGCCGGATTCGCCCATCCCCTGCCCATGCGGATGATCTGCGAACTCTTCGGTGTCCCTGACGACTTGGTCGCGGACACCGGCCGGCTGATCGCCGCCATCATGGACACCTCCGACCCGAGCCCGGAGCACGGGGCGTTCGTCCAGGAGCAGATCGGCAGCGTGCTGGGCCGGCTCATCGCGTACAAGAGCGAGCACCCGGGCGACGACATGACCACCGAGCTCATCAAAGTTCGCGACGAGGACGGCGACCGGCTCAGCGACGAGGAACTGCTCCACACGCTGCTGCTGGTCATCGGCGCGGGCTTCGAGACGACGGTCAACCTCATCGGCAATGCGGTCGTCGCACTGCTGACGCATCCCGACCAGCTCGCCGCCGTACGCGCGGACGAGACCGGCTGGGACGCGGTGATCGACGAGGTGCTGCGCGTCCACCCCTCCATCGCCAGCCTGCCGCTGCGATTCGCCATCACCGACATCACGATCGAGGGCGTGACGATCCCGGCGGGGGACGCGATCGTCACGACGTACGCGGCGGCGGGGTACGACCCGGCGCACTACGGCGACGACTCCACGGAGTTCGACGCCGCCCGCGGCGCGGACGACCACCTGGCCTTCGGCATCGGGGTGCACCGCTGCATCGGCGCGCCGCTGGCCCGGATGGAGGCGGCTACGGCGCTGTCGGCGCTGTTCGAGCGCTTTCCTGGGCTCGAACTGGGGGTGAAGCCGGAGGAACTGCGGCAGGTGCCGTCGTTCATTGCGATGGGGTGGCGGGAGATTCCGGTGCGGTTGCGGGGGTAGTTCCCCCACCCCGCCATTACCCGAACTGGGGCACGCCCCAGCCCCAGCCCCAGCCGCTTCGCGGGCGCGAACCCGGGGCTCTGCCCCGGACCCCGTATGCGACCTCCGGCCGCATGTCCTCAATCGCCGGACGGGCTGGATCGCGGCCCTGCCGCACATGTCTGCCCGTCCGGGCTGGACATGCCCGAACGGCGTACGGGGGCTTGGGGGCGGAGCTCCCGGTTCGCGCCGCGAAGCGGTCGCAGGGGTCTGGGGCGTTCCCCAGTTCGGGTTGGGGGTACCTCCCACGGCCGCCAGGCCGTAGGGGGAGGCGGGGTGGGGCTGTATCGATGTGCGGCTCCGTCGCGTGGGCCCGCCGCAGGCGTCACGCCACCCCCGCCCGCGCCCGGAGCTCGCCCTTCAAGACCTTCCCGCTCGCATTCCGCGGCAGATCCCCCACGAACTCCACCTCCCTCGGCACCTTGTAATTCGCCATCTCCCGCCGCGACCACGCGATCAGATCGTCCGCCGTCAGCGTCGACCCCGCGCGCCGTACCGCGTACGCCTTGCCCACCTCGCCCAGCCGGGCGTCCGGTATGCCGATCACCGCGATGTCCGCGATGTCCGGGTGCAGGCCGAGCAGTTGCTCGATCTCCGCCGGGTAAGCGTTGAAGCCGCCGACGATGAACATGTCCTTGATCCGGTCGGTGATCCGGAGGTTGCCGCCCTCGTCCAGCACCCCCACGTCCCCCGTCCTGAGCCAGC includes:
- a CDS encoding sensor histidine kinase produces the protein MIEIPDLAVGGLAAGTLSAFVLGGGLLRSRRQRARQREEIATLHAHLDVARQEVDRAAQAFTAEVVHLAQRRIPAEATRAAHPHVQVPGPLHPELAGSGLGAGMDSVVAGLLAAMAQERKRVDAAARAGMRGATREIQAGLYRLQDVLRGLQQRYDDPDLAQTLFELDHENEQSLRRAQVAAVVCGAWVGLAREESHLVDAVTGGQSRLVGYHRVQVHNHLEEGTALVSHAVEPVAIIVAELLDNALRHSSPDTTVAVNLERAHHGVSVTIDDAGVGMASEERAYAQRMVAGGDPILLSELGDPPRMGLAAIGQLTRQFDLSVDLSTPSPYGGVRAVLLVKNHLLSRIDPTERPPAASAARSTRQAAPAAPTAPPAPVVEPRPARVPTPVARDTAPVTHESAPEPDGDVLPRRRRRVRADDLPAQAGSAAPEPPPARTPEEAAAALGALQSGTAAARSATDAEGNDPR
- a CDS encoding cytochrome P450 codes for the protein MNTYPAPAEAFNLSAPVRLWEEGFAADPHSYYAMLKAQGPIGWAELAPGVPAYVVTDRRAALDLLHDDETWSHDPRPWEATVAEDSPILGMMRWRPNALFSDGDAHIRYRRTLLDAFDLVEPHDLRERVHRAVDILVSRFGPGGRADLVADFARPLMALIFNNLFGLPDSESGRLNDALGRMMEGGEQSAQGEAEYGRYVLELIAAKSAERGDDLTSRLLDHPLALTPEEVTWQVFLTLGAGHEPTANLVSNALSRILGNPAYYSTLTSGSRPVMDAVVEVLRYETPLSNYGIHFARRSLSFHGVWVQAAIPVVVSYGALGHFADKEFDGAHHPHDASHLSWSAGEHSCPVKQHTLLIATEAIERLTQWLPDLEPVTPRERLTWRPGPFHRSLTALPVRFTPRVPDQPGERA
- a CDS encoding DUF742 domain-containing protein, which gives rise to MTGRRSGRPLVPAYLSTGGVARPSRNSLERLSVLTGKGPVPAGLPAAQRSLLETLDGGSLTVVETAALLELPVSAVRVLAAALIDQGLVNARPPVPYAAQPDPDLLKRVADGLRALKLQ
- a CDS encoding ATP/GTP-binding protein, coding for MASAPSSFSEHAGSGGLHLPDSARELVKILVAGPFGVGKTTLIDSVSEIRPLHTEEQLTEASVPSDDLAGVRDKTTTTVAIDFGRISLAGGIVLYLFGTPGQERFRSLWDDIAYGALGALVLVDTRRIDDSFDVLGLVEDSGLPYAVALNQFPDSKQYTEEQLRRSLDLEPGTPMVTCDARDTGASIDALLALVTHLIARTSPHPPTETR
- a CDS encoding roadblock/LC7 domain-containing protein, producing the protein MTSRDPGDTAWVLDPILQIPHVRAAVLLTRDGLVSGYSDALSQASAERVAAITSTVQGACRTAAAAFADQDSALLRQVVIESDHGYILVAPTAHGTCVAAFGDPEVRLDLLGHRVHSQVARLGEKAMAAAPRGADGGTEA
- a CDS encoding cytochrome P450, which gives rise to MTASTPVALDPFGADIPAESARLRALGPVVPVELPGGIPAWAPTGYDTLKTLILDSRVSKDPRKHWSLFPEIGEHPSWGWILGWVGVVNMLSTYGPDHARLRKLVAPSFTARRTETMRARVEQITSELLEGLESEGASGEPVDVRAGFAHPLPMRMICELFGVPDDLVADTGRLIAAIMDTSDPSPEHGAFVQEQIGSVLGRLIAYKSEHPGDDMTTELIKVRDEDGDRLSDEELLHTLLLVIGAGFETTVNLIGNAVVALLTHPDQLAAVRADETGWDAVIDEVLRVHPSIASLPLRFAITDITIEGVTIPAGDAIVTTYAAAGYDPAHYGDDSTEFDAARGADDHLAFGIGVHRCIGAPLARMEAATALSALFERFPGLELGVKPEELRQVPSFIAMGWREIPVRLRG